Proteins encoded together in one Hevea brasiliensis isolate MT/VB/25A 57/8 chromosome 16, ASM3005281v1, whole genome shotgun sequence window:
- the LOC110648969 gene encoding uncharacterized protein LOC110648969, whose translation MEGNLSQGGMMPGGAPFGGLDLQGSIRLRHQAPYAHTVNQQQHPGHRQGSSIHPSVHEAFPLTIGTVDNSDQTISMTNYNKGDKGKNPASDEDERSYTEDGADGHNEASRGKKGSAWQRVKWTDKMVRLLITAVSYIGEDTSSDSEGGMRRKLAVLQKKGKWKLVSKVMAERGFHVSPQQCEDKFNDLNKRYKRLNDMLGRGTSCQVVENPALLDVIDYLTDKDKDDVRKILSSKHLFYEEMCSYHNSNRLHLPHDPALQRSLQLALRSKDDHDIDDMKRHQQDDLDEDDQEVETEDHDEFEENHTSRGDSRGICAVSGGSVKRLRHGQGHEDACFGHSSQDGNKGSYSHLQIGQVDMNQMSSESTRAAWSQKQWMESRTIQLEEQKLQIQLETLELEKQRFKWKRFSRKRDHELEKMRIENERMKLENERIALELKRKENSVDFN comes from the coding sequence ATGGAAGGGAATTTGTCACAAGGAGGTATGATGCCTGGTGGGGCTCCTTTTGGAGGTCTTGACTTGCAAGGATCAATTAGACTTCGTCATCAAGCTCCGTACGCACATACTGTAAACCAGCAACAACACCCTGGTCATCGCCAAGGCTCCTCAATCCATCCCTCAGTTCATGAGGCTTTCCCTCTTACCATAGGAACGGTGGACAACTCTGATCAAACCATTTCCATGACTAATTACAACAAGGGAGATAAGGGGAAAAATCCGGCAAGTGACGAGGATGAGCGGAGCTATACAGAAGATGGTGCTGATGGTCACAATGAAGCAAGTAGAGGGAAAAAGGGGTCAGCATGGCAGCGTGTTAAGTGGACTGATAAGATGGTGAGGCTTTTGATAACTGCGGTATCTTACATAGGCGAGGATACGTCTTCAGATAGTGAAGGTGGGATGAgaaggaaattagcagtcttacAGAAAAAGGGCAAGTGGAAATTGGTTTCCAAGGTCATGGCTGAAAGAGGTTTCCATGTTTCACCGCAGCAGTGCGAGGATAAATTCAATGACCTTAACAAAAGGTATAAAAGGCTCAATGACATGCTTGGGAGGGGCACTTCTTGCCAAGTTGTAGAGAACCCTGCACTTTTGGATGTTATAGATTATCTAACAGATAAAGATAAAGATGATGTTAGGAAAATCTTAAGCTCAAAACATCTATTCTATGAAGAGATGTGTTCATACCACAACAGTAATAGATTGCATCTGCCTCATGATCCAGCATTGCAACGTTCCTTGCAGTTGGCTCTTAGAAGTAAAGATGATCACGATATTGATGATATGAAAAGGCACCAACAGGATGATCTTGATGAAGATGATCAAGAAGTGGAAACTGAGGATCATGATGAATTTGAGGAGAATCATACTTCACGTGGGGATAGCAGGGGAATATGTGCGGTCTCAGGGGGCTCTGTGAAAAGGTTGAGACATGGCCAGGGCCATGAAGATGCTTGTTTTGGGCATTCATCTCAGGATGGTAACAAAGGTTCCTATTCTCACCTGCAGATCGGTCAGGTCGATATGAATCAAATGTCGTCTGAAAGTACGAGAGCAGCATGGTCACAGAAGCAGTGGATGGAATCTCGCACAATTCAGTTAGAAGAGCAAAAGTTACAAATTCAACTTGAGACGTTAGAACTGGAAAAGCAGCGATTCAAGTGGAAAAGATTTAGCAGGAAAAGAGATCATGAACTAGAGAAGATGAGGATTGAAAATGAAAGGATGAAGCTTGAGAATGAGCGAATAGCATTGGAGTTGAAGCGCAAAGAAAACAGTGTTGATTTTAATTAA
- the LOC110648971 gene encoding sm-like protein LSM3B has protein sequence MASEEESAVKEPLDLIRLSLDERIYVKLRSERELRGKLHAYDQHLNMILGDVEEIVTSLEIDDETYEEIVRTTRRTVPFLFVRGDGVILVSPPLRTA, from the exons atggcgAGCGAGGAAGAGAGCGCAGTGAAAGAGCCATTGGATCTCATTAGACTCAGTCTTGATGAGCGCATCTACGTCAAGCTCCGCTCCGAACGTGAGCTCCGTGGCAAACTCCAC GCTTATGATCAGCATCTAAATATGATTCTTGGGGATGTTGAAGAAATTGTTACTTCACTAGAAATTGATGACGAAACTTATGAAGAGATTGTTCGC ACTACAAGGCGCACAGTTCCATTTCTCTTTGTCAGAGGAGATGGTGTCATATTGGTTTCTCCGCCGTTGAGGACAGCTTAA